Part of the Lates calcarifer isolate ASB-BC8 unplaced genomic scaffold, TLL_Latcal_v3 _unitig_2654_quiver_1170, whole genome shotgun sequence genome is shown below.
GACCATAGATGTGAACTGGGAGTTGCCTCAGGCTGAAGGTACAGTGTCAGTAATGTGGATTAGAGCAGTGGCTGCACACAGATCAGTTCtctgttctcagatcagtttcaACAGTAACTCTCTCGTCTCTGactttacaggaaacacagtgCAGAAGTTCCATTGGAAATCTGCTGATTTAAAGCTGTGTAATGTGTCTTCAGGTTGACGGAAGTAAAACAGTTGCTGTCATGATCTCGTCATATTCTActgtttctattgttttctaATGAGCGGTGGAagagcggtgtgtgtgtgtgtgtgtgtgtgtgtgtgtgtgtgtgtgtgtgtgtggtttgttcagtgtgtttctctgtgtggaaTAAAGAGGGAGATCTGAACATGGAGTCTGGTTGGTGACAGCGATCGACGTATTGATCAGGTATCACTACTGTAACTGTTAGTGTACTGCCTTTAGACGTATGAGTATATATCTACATATTTATACTGTGTTTTACTTTAGTGTTTACAGGTATCAGTACTGTGACTGTGTATTAATACTGTGACTGTGTATCAGTACTGTGACTGTGTATTAATACTGTGACTGTGTATCAGTACTGTGACTGTGTATTAATACTGTGACTGTGTATTAGTACTGTACAGTTAcattgtgctgctgcagagacgATGATGCTGATTCAGCTTCACTCTCtggagaaaaatacacacacactacacacactacacacacactacacacacactacacacactctacacacactacacacactacacacacactacacacacactacacacacactacacacactctacacacactacacacactacacacactctacacacactacacactctacacacactacacacacacactgtcagctgATGAGCGCCTGGAGCAGAGACTCTAACGTCGAGCTGTGACTCAGCAGCTTCATCTGGTGTTTCCAGGTGAAAACGTAAAAACGTTTCtaacatcagtttcaaaatctaaaatgaaaatgaaaataaaagcacgttaattacaaaataaaagtcctgagagcgtctgtgtgtctgttgtagTGACAGTGTGtcagcgccctctgctggtcgGCCAGTGTCATTACAACCTGCTGACACATCAACCAGTGATTCAAACCAACCAATCCACAGCCAGAGCTCAGGTCAGCTGACTCTGATCACAGGCAAGGTTCAtcacacaggaagtgaaaaaCAGGAACTAACCTGCTCACAGAACTACAACACCTGACTgacacctgtctcacctgtctctgtgtctcacctgtctctgtgtctcacctgtctccctgtgtctcacctgtctccctgcgtctcacctgtctctgtgtctcacctgtctcccctgtgtctcacctgtctccctgcgtctcacctgtctctgtgtctcacctgtAGGGCATGAGGCTCTGCTCCATGGTGACATCACACTCCTTCAGGTAGATCTCGAGCCGTCGTCTCTCCATCAGTCTCCTGGCGGCCTCCAGGATCTGCGAGGCCAGCGCCgactcctccttctccttcgtctctctcctcccctcgcCTTTGTCCGGTTTCCCAGAATTCCCTCTGTTCACCTTCGGCTTCTTGTTGAAGCCGTACAGTTCCTCCACTGAGAATTTCCCGCCTTTTCCTCCCGCCGCCGACGGCCCGACAGCAGCTCCCGCCGCTGACGCCCGGCCCGCAAACATGGCTGCAGGTAAAGACGCAGGTAAGAGAATCAGTTTGTTTCAGTCGAGTCACAGTAGATACAGagtagaaatactctgttacatCTACAGTTAAAGTACACAAGTACCTGAAGTTAAAGTACTGACGAAGTTGTCATGTGTTCATCACTTCAtctttaaatgtgttatttgtttaaTAAACCATCTGTTAGCGTTAGCGTTAGCAAAATGGCTGCCGCTGAAACAATGAACAACATGTGATGGGACGGGAATAAAAGTCACAGAGAGcgacactcgttagcaaccgtctttttttaagacacgtaaaagcttcaaacatcaggagtgggggatttactgacccattttatgtcagagaataaaacctgGAAATGTctcagaccttatttcagacatttaaccagaaacacactgacaacaggaagagctaacatgctaacatgctagctgACCTCCTGTAGAGCTCTAtctcagtaacagtaacagtagtttAACACTCATTAGCTCCATCCTGTAACCGCAGAGCGACGCAGGAACATAAGTTTGATCCACGTGCTGGAGTTTTTACTGTAACTGACcagacacagcagaaacaggagAACATCAGGGTGAGGTGTTGTTGCCCTCAGCTTTGTCTCTCAGGACACAAACAACCTGACAGTGAGATTCAGCCATGTTGATGTTTTATCAGGGAGGACTCCTGCAGTTACTCTGGTAATAGATGTCAGGTGAAGATAAACTGACCTGCAGATTAAAATTTCAATTATAACGATCAAATCTGAGACATGCTGTTACAGATGAATCAGATCAGAATGTGGTTAAATGAAAAGTACAGTTTAAAGCAGCTCTTCTGCTTTAACTGAGTacaaatatctatctatctatctgaatACTGATGAGTAATATGGAACTGTAGCCTCATCGCTAACAGCAGAATGAACCTGTCAGAAACAGACCCTGTGTCTATCACAGGACTGGTCATGTGGCAGAGTCGTACCTGTTGAAGGTGAGTCTGATGTCTCCTTCCTGTCGtccactctctgtctgtctctctgctgctgctgctgctctcataTTAATCCTGTTGGTATAATCCcaccaatcagagctcagatATCATGTCGCTGTCCCGTCTCGCTAACGACCCACGACCGGGATTAAAAACCCGCAGCTCCAAAATACCAAAACCCTGAGTACAGATGTCAGAGAGATGGACGAGAGCCCGGAGTCTGAACCTGATCCAGCTCtaatctgacacacacacacacacactgcagcagcatcagggCGGAGAGGCCTCTGGATCACTGGACCTGGTCCAGGAGCCAGAGGGTTCAGggtcagagagagaatgaaactCTTAACTCTGTATGGaccctgaacacatcacaggTCACTCTCTGTCGTGTTCCAGCTGTGACCCGACGACCAGGAggttcagtgttgttgttgttgttgttgtcactgaCAGTCGTCTGGTTTCAGATCAGCTGACACAGGTAAACAGtaacacactgacctcacttcTCCAAAcagagtcattttcatttttactgaacgataacagaaagtgcagcagctgatggaggcTGCAAAGGAACCAAACTGATCTGTGGTCATTTCTACAAACACGTACGAGACGGAGCTGACGGAGACAGTGAGACAGCTAACCTGTCTGTGAGACAGGCAGCGCTCTGAGCTCAGAGCCACTGCATCACAGTAGAAACAGGTAGAAACAGACTCTGCTCTAATCTGTTGTGCTTTTTCCCTCCGTCTCTAATCCGTCCGCTCGTCTGTCCGTCACTCTAATccaacacttcctgtctctgacTCACAGCGTTTTCTTTAAtatgacaaacacagagacaaacatctggtccacacacaggtcagaggtcagaggtcacacacacaatctgatcATGtgacagatgtttggatctgaacagATGAACTGAGTTTGTTCTTTTTCctgtgaggagtgtgtgtgtgtgtgtgtgtgtgtgatgcatcaTCTGAACCTGAACTTAAATATAAGACGTGAATAAAAACGTCTTCgctctgaacctgaacctgaacctctCAAACATCTGCCCTCATTTATAAACCATCAGTGTAGTTCAGTGTGTTCACGAGGACGGACGCTGGCGCCGCCGACCGTCCTCAGATCAGCTGTTGACCCGTCCGTCTGGTGTTTACGTGGCGGTGAAGGACGCTGTGACGGTCGACGGCTCAGCGTTGATTAGAGCAGATCCAGATGGTACTGAGTGTTAATCAGAGTTCAGCAGTTCACAGATGTTCGTTACGTGGTCCAACACGTGGCCCCGAGGGTCTGAACCTGGACCAGGACGAGTCTCTGCTGGGTCTGAAACCCTGGGTTTGACTGAAGGAGGGGATCTGAAGTTTACTGAAGCCTGATGAACAGATCCTGGATCTGCTGAAGCCGCTTCACAGAACAGAGTCTGGAAAGATTCATGTGACTCAGACTGGTTTAACTGGTTTAACTGGTTTAAGTGGTGATGTGGACTCAGCTGTTCTGGTCCATCAGCTGCTGATTAAAGAGTCAAACACCAGAGAGTTTCTACATCAGTTTAATTCAACAGAGTCAGGAGCAAAATACAAAACCAGACTGTTCACAATAAATACAAGAAGCTGTGTtcgagtgagtgagtgtgttagagtgtgtgttagtgtgagtgagtgtgtgtgtgttagtgtgagtgtgtgtgtgtgtgtgtgttaggcgGCTCGTGGGCTGTAGTACGGCAGAGCTCTGATGAAGGCGTCCAGTCGGCTGCTGAACAGTTCACTGTCCAAACTGTGGCCCAGCACACACACCGGGTTCTTCACGATGTACTCCACAtacaactgacacacacacacacacacacacacacacacacacacagagatgatgtGAGAACAATAATCAAACTTTTGTTCATTTAAACCTTTAGatccttcacaataaaagcccctgaacagaaggtgaggagagctgtTCAGAGTTTAATCATGggacagagagtgtgtgtgtgtgtgtgtgtgtgtgtgtgtgtgcgtcttaCGTTGCTGTaaatgtgctgcagtgtgtctcTGGCGTTGGTCACTGACAGGTCGGTGTTCATGACGAACTTGAGTCCACTGGGAGTCTCGTAGTAATGAAGACGATACTTGCTGGTCTGAAAGGACAGGAAGCCCTCCTTCCTGAGGACAGACAGGCTGCTAAggaccacagacagacaggtggagacagacagacagacagacaggtgctGTAAAGGATACATGTCCAGAGGAGACATCTTGCTGACGAACGAGCGGATGGAGAACAGCATCCCGTACATCAGCTTAAactcctgcacagacagaaacagacagtttaaagtttcctttcttttgtctttgtttaaagGTTTGatcctctcacctcctccttgGAGATCCCCGCCTGCTTCTTCCGGTTCCACTCGTTATAATACAGACAGTTTCCATTCCGGTCAAATATGTACAAGTTGTGGACGGTCATCTGAAATCAGAACAACACACAGTTTAAACACTCTATTACACTCTATTTCAATAAATCGATAAATTAATAACTATTAATAACTCCTGGGTGTTTCACATTGGTGCCGAATTAAAGACTATTTCCTCTACAATCAAAACggctttgattttattttctatgaAGTGTACATTGTGTCAGGAagaaaattacagatttttcaaGCGGACTTTGGTTTTCCGGTCAGGTCAGCTGGCACAGGACGGTCAGCAAACCGGCTGCCACTCagttaaaatgtcatttaaacaAAACCTTTTCCTTATACGAATATAATGAATGTCATAAGCCAAGAAATCGCGATGAAATTATTTTAGATAACTCGTGAAAAGTGAAGTTtatcagacattttaaataccAGCAGCTGTGTTTACCTTCTCTTCCTGTTAGTAGAAGGACCCCGCGGCAGAGGTGTCCGCTAAGATGCCAGAGAACAACTGTGCAGGCGGTTTTATTAAATTTAATCTGagcttttgaaaaacaaacaacatctaATCATGAAATCTGGCATTAAGTTAAAAGAGACGGTCTTGTCTGTGATTTTGTTAATTACCCCTAAACCTCGCTAACTCTGTAAATCTCCCGCCTCTCCTGTTCAgttcacacagagacagacaagatGGCGGCGGCAGCGACAATGATGCCGTTTTTCGGGCAGCGAATTTCTTCTAAAAATGACTTGGTACCGGACTGGGTCAGCCAGGAAGTCAGCACCGGGGTGAGTACAGAGGCCGAGGTACCGAGGCGCGGTGAACCGGACCGGGTTCCGTCCCGGTGGAGGGTTTTGAAACAGTAAAGAGCGGCTGAATGAGACAGCAGTTCTGCAGCAGCTAACGGCTGCTAACGCTAACTGTGGTGAACTGTTAAAGTTCGGAGCCAAAGGAAACCGAGCCGAACCGAACCTAAGGAGAGCGGACTGGACTGGATCCAGTCCCGGGGGAAGAGCCAGAAACTGAAGCctaaatataaaagaaacagGCTTTTAAATCTCACTGATGGAGTGGGATCAGCTAATTGTTGATGATGCTCCTTGATCCATTATCGGACGCGGTGATTGTGTTTTCATAGTAATCAAAGGTCTGTCCGATAATGGACGCATGGTTCAAGTTAACGGAAGATTAACGGTGTAGTTAATTGAGctgcaggtgagacaggtgtAATGAGTTCAGGTGATACCTGTGTAAAACACtaagacaggagcaggaggcaGGTGAAATCAAGTATTAAGATGTTTTACTTCAGTACCAGTGGCAGTACTACACTATCAAAGTACTCCAAGTACTCCGTTACAATCCCACATTAACGTCTTATCAGAAGAACTCATCTGAACTTTAACAACCTGTATTTTAATCTACaacaaatacataataataataactgaatatttctgtctgatATGTTCTGAGGCAGCAGTACCTCACCTgtacatgagtaaatgtactctgCTGACTCCATGTATTGACTGATGTTTTATtactgctctgtctgtctgtctgtctgtctgtcagacgACCATCATGGCGGTGGAGTATGATGGAGGAGTGGTGATCGGTGCTGACTCTCGTACGACCACAGggtgagaaaaacagacagtgatCAGACGTTATTCTGTTTGTGGTAAACACTCAGTtaaacctgtctctctctctctgtctgtctctcagagcCTACATCGCCAACAGAgtcacagacaaactgactcCGATCCACGACCGGATCTTCTGCTGCAGGTCAGTGAACTCTGTCCTGGTTTTGGTTTCTTAAAGTCTCCTCAGCTTCAGTTCAGCTCTTCCTAAGAAAACTTTGAAAGACGGAGCTCGAGACTAAAGAACCTCAGACCTCTCAGGAGACCTGGAACCTTCTTCACAGGAACATTTTGAGACTCTGGGATATTCAAGAGACCCAGAACCTTTAAGAACCTTTACGAAGCCAGGACTGAATGTTATTCTATCTGAACCCTTAGGGAACTAGAAGGAACCTTTTCAGGGACCTAAAACGTTCTGTGTGTTCTAGATCTGGATCAGCGGCCGACACTCAGGCCATCGCTGACGTGGTCACCTACCAGCTGGGCTtccacaggtaacacacacacacacacacacacacagcctcagtgTTTGACTGACCACCTCAGCATCCACTCAGGTgtgctcacctgtctgtgtgttctcagCATCGAGCTGGACGAGCCCCCGCTGGTGGAGACGGCGGCCAACCTGTTCAGAGCGAGCTGCTACCGCTACAGAGAGGAGCTGACGGCCGGGATCCTGGTGGCCGGCTGGGACCGGAGGAAGGGGGGGCAGGTACCACAACACCTGAGCTCCCACCTGACTCCACACACCTGAGCTCCACACACCTGAGCTCCACACCGACACACACCTGAActccacacaccacacacagttGTGTGGTTATTTCCTCCTGCAGTTCTCTGTGTGGCCACAAGGTGCTGCTGCGTCTGTTTGTGAACCGTCACAGTGACGAgttaataaagtttatttgaaataaaaacctgaGGATCGACAGCTTTAAAAGCATCAGTTCATTTTCCTTCAATAAAGAGACTAAACAGATGAATACATGTAGTTGTTGTTAAATCATCTGTCTGCCTgctcacctgtgtgtctgtgtctcacctgtgtgtctgtgtctcacctgtgtgtcaGGTGTACTGCGTTCCTATTGGTGGGATGTTGGTGAGGCAGCCGGTGTCGGTGGGCGGCAGCGGCAGCACCTACATCTACGGCTTCATGGACTCCAACTACAAACCAGGACTGAGCAAGGACCAGTGTCTGGAGCTCACCGCCACAGgtacacactgctgctgctgcaaggcatgctgggagctGGAGTCCACTGACTGTCCCACAGCTGCAACATACAGGCTGTTTATACTGCACCTgactgactctgtctctgtctgtctctctctctctctctctctctctctctctctgtctctgtctgtctctctgtctgtctctctctctctctctctctctctctctctctgtctctgtctgtctctctctgtctctgtctctctctgtctctctgtctgtctctgtctctctctctctctctgtctctgtctctctctctgtctgtctctctctgtttgtcctgtctctctctccgtctgtctctctgtctctctctctgtctgtctctctctgtttgtctctgtctctctctctgtctctgtctctctctctgtctgtctctctctctgtctgtctctctctgtttgtctctgtctctctctctgtctgtctctctctctctgtctctctgtctgtctctctctgtctgtctctctctgtctgtctctctgtctgtctctctctgtctctctctgtctgtctgtctctctctctgtctctctctctctgtctgtctctctctgtctctctgtctgtctgtctctctctgtcttgtctctgtctctctctctgtctctctctctctctgtctgtctctctctgtctctctctctctgtctctctctctctgtctgtctctctctgtctctctctctgtctgtctctctctctctctgtctgtctctctctctgtctctctctctgtctgtctgtctctcagcccTGTCTCTGGCGATGGAGAGGGACGGCTCCAGTGGGGGTGTGGTCAGGCTGGCGACCATCTCAGAGGAGGGAGTGGAGAGACGGGTCATCCTGGGAAACCAGCTGCCCAAGTtctccacacactgaacacacacatacacacacacacactcacacagtcactgaacacacacagacacactctgtGTCCATGTAGTTGTGTTAATAAAGGTTTGAATCTGAGGCTCCATGTCGTCTGTGTTCCTCCTTCCTGCTTTAACCTTCATTGTCCTGAGGTCACATGTCGATGGTTCACAGGGGAGGGGTCTGTTTcctgtggagggggggggggggaccacACAGTGGCACAGCACTTCCTGTATCGACGGGTGTTTAACTTCCACATCATCAACAAACTGATGGTTAATTAACTCTGAAGAACAGTTTGATGGTTTCTGATGTTTCCTCTGAATTATTTCAACCAGAAAATACATGAAGGTTCAGTCAGAGTGAGTCCTAACTTAGAAGTACAGTTCATATGAGGTGAGAACCAGAGTCGATGCtatatatctctatatatttctctatatatctctatatatttctctatatatctctatatatttctctatatatctatatatttctctatatatctctatatatttctctatatatcagtaccagactccatagagaaaaacagggatttaacaggagctgctggaataccactgcctccatctgttagtgtgtctgtgttactgtgtgactttcagaggtggaagaagtaatcagatactttgcTGAAGTAATAGTACCACAGACAGAGCCTgaaccctgcctctcacccagtgacTGACCCTCCACATGGATGGactgatataaagtgatgtttctgctgcagactgagctgAAGTGGGGGTTGGTATTTCtgtaacacacacctgtctctgtgGCTGTATTACATATATAGTTGTACATAGATTTATtacacataaatatattaaatatgacTATTTGCTTTTAGAATCCATCCATTACCTTCCCGTGGACGATGCAGCAGAACAGAGTCAGCTGGCCAATTTCTGCCGTTGTTGGTTTGCGTGTGTCGTCATTGGAGGCGATGTGTGTCATCATCAGTCATGACCTTGTGGGCGGAGctcagagagactgagaaacGAAGCCGGAAACAGCTTTAAACCAACGTCTGAACCGCcgcctctgtttgtcagtgtcagGAAACTGGACCAGTGAGGAAGCCCGGATGTTAAACCACTCAACACACCTGCAGcacgaaggtaaggctaacagTTTGGcaggtgttagcattagcctctTACTGACATTGACCATTTCCAGTGGTTTTAGTCTTGtgggtcagagtgtgtgtgtctgtaatgttTGGAGactgctctggttcagctgtaatgattCATGTCAGGCTGTGATGAGAAACCGCTCATGAGACGAGGTGAGGTTTTAACTCAAATTCAGGGATTCTTTAATTTGACTGAAAGtcaaaaacactgcaggttATTTTCACGTCTCTGTGAGTTTCTAACTCGCAACTGAAGCTGTGTTTGACCTAACTGAACTCTTTCTTCAAGTAGaacttaataaataaataaatagtaataaataaaactagTTGTTCATCTAAGTCTTATTTTGTACAACTCAAAACTGTGCAAACAGATTTTCTCGAGTTTTATTTGTACTTGTCTGTAATTGCCTCCTGCACTGTGTGGGTTTCAGTGATAAGAGTTAGTTaatctgtgtttcaggtgttgtACTTGATGAATTATTAACACCAGCGATCAGGTTTTTTGGTTTAGTGTCACTGGGTAAATCCCAGCTCAGAACTTGGTATTTGATGGATTTAGTACTGGATATAATGAGAACTGATTAATGTGTCtgttaaatcagaaaaaagtaCTAACTCAGAGCTCATGGTGACGTtctcagatgtcttgttttgcttaatcaactgtatttactatttatcatctcacaaagaaaactgttaaatcctctcctctcacaccttgaagcaaatatttggcacttttggttttgaaaaaaaaagtatcagaatagttgtcaatgttttgtctttggacAAAGTgactctcctcaccttctcaccaaactATATCAGacacatcagaaccaacaaacCCTGAATCTTCTgtcttggattgttattgttcagGATCAATCAcaatgggattgaaaaatatcgtaacttcagtttgattggacatgatcagaattcttaattatgtgtatgtgcgagACACAGTAAATTATACCgcactgttttcatgttgaaatTGTTGGTGaagaataggtagtagtgtattgatcattttcctttgtatgcttctcttttatctcctctAGGTGTCAtctgtgacactgtggttcctcgattcgacggcatgaccaCGATCatgagacattgttaatgatcactgagacaccgtctatgatcaCAGAAACGTCCATGACCACAGAGAGTCTTCCTACGGTGaaaaagttctttgagaccaggacagaggcctccaggtaatttaTTAACAGCTatacatcaactgtccaacacagaatgctaacattaaactgtttgtgttcagtattcagtatgtAAGGAAAGTGTAAACATAAAAGTAattgataattttcctttgtgtgtttctctttgatttcctccaggtgtccatgattggagagacattgtccacgattgctGAGACTTGttgagatgagagagacgttgtccatgatcagagaatagtatggcgtcaaaaaatatcaaaaaatgtcatactgtagcaaggcatcaaaaatactcaaaactgtcatagcatagtaaggagtcaatactcatgaaaaaatgtcataatgtaatatggtgtcaaaaaatgttatagtaaggcgtgaaaaatcgTCAAAATTGTCAGTATaatatgatgtcaaaaaatgtcatagtatagtaaggcatcaaaaacacccaaaaaaatgtcatagtatagtaaggtgtcaaaaatggctaaaaaatgtcatagtatagtatgacgtcaaaaatgg
Proteins encoded:
- the trappc1 gene encoding trafficking protein particle complex subunit 1 gives rise to the protein MTVHNLYIFDRNGNCLYYNEWNRKKQAGISKEEEFKLMYGMLFSIRSFVSKMSPLDMKEGFLSFQTSKYRLHYYETPSGLKFVMNTDLSVTNARDTLQHIYSNLYVEYIVKNPVCVLGHSLDSELFSSRLDAFIRALPYYSPRAA
- the psmb6 gene encoding proteasome subunit beta type-6 gives rise to the protein MAAAATMMPFFGQRISSKNDLVPDWVSQEVSTGTTIMAVEYDGGVVIGADSRTTTGAYIANRVTDKLTPIHDRIFCCRSGSAADTQAIADVVTYQLGFHSIELDEPPLVETAANLFRASCYRYREELTAGILVAGWDRRKGGQVYCVPIGGMLVRQPVSVGGSGSTYIYGFMDSNYKPGLSKDQCLELTATALSLAMERDGSSGGVVRLATISEEGVERRVILGNQLPKFSTH